Proteins from a genomic interval of Arvicola amphibius chromosome 10, mArvAmp1.2, whole genome shotgun sequence:
- the Igsf11 gene encoding immunoglobulin superfamily member 11, producing MNLGMPEDMEEAGWVVHGSLKISRNELSSTARAKSEQKKVLGVTRESEAIVTNLFTYGYQEPNLGLPQSSVTVSLEVSESPGSIQVARGQTAVLPCAFSTSAALINLNVIWMVIPLSNANQPEQVILYQGGQMFDGAPRFHGRVGFTGTMPATNVSIFINNTQLSDTGTYQCLVNNLPDRGGRNIGVAGLTVLVPPSAPHCQIQGSQDIGSDVILLCSSEEGIPRPTYLWEKLDNTLKLPPTATQDQVQGTVTIRNISVLSSGLYQCVASNAIGTSTCLLDLQVISPQPRSVGVIAGAVGTGVVLIIICIALISGAFFYWRSKNKEEEEEEIPNEIREDDLPPKCSSAKAFHTEISSSENNTLTSSNTYNSRYWNNNPKTHRNTESFNHFSDLRQSFSGNAVIPSIYANGSHLVSGPHKTLVVTANRESSPQVMPRNNGSVSRKPWPQHTHSYTVSQVTLERIGAVPVMVPAQSRAGSLV from the exons ATGAATCTAGGGATGCcagaagacatggaagaagcaggctgGGTAGTACATGGCAGTTTGAagattagtagaaatgagttAAGTTCTACAGCTA gGGCCAAAAGCGAGCAGAAGAAGGTGCTGGGTgtcactcgggagtcagaggccaTCGTGACCAACCTCTTCACATATGGGTACCAGGAACCCAACCTGGGTCTTCcacagagca GTGTCACAGTGTCCCTGGAAGTGTCCGAGAGCCCTGGCAGTATCCAGGTGGCCCGGGGCCAGACTGCAGTCCTCCCGTGTGCCTTCTCTACCAGTGCTGCTCTCATTAACCTCAATGTCATCTGGATGGTCATTCCTCTCTCGAATGCAAACCAGCCTGAACAG GTCATTCTCTACCAGGGTGGACAGATGTTTGATGGCGCCCCCAGGTTCCATGGGAGGGTAGGATTTACAGGCACCATGCCTGCTACCAATGTCTCCATCTTCATCAATAACACTCAACTCTCAGATACAGGCACCTACCAGTGCTTGGTGAACAACCTTCCAGACAGAGGGGGCAGGAACATTGGGGTCGCTGGCCTCACTGTGTTAG TCCCCCCTTCTGCTCCACACTGCCAAATCCAAGGATCCCAGGACATCGGCAGCGACGTCATCCTCCTGTGTAGTTCCGAGGAAGGCATCCCTCGGCCCACTTATCTTTGGGAGAAGTTAGATAATACGCTCAAGCTACCTCCAACCGCCACTCAGG ACCAGGTCCAGGGAACAGTCACCATCCGGAATATCAGTGTCCTGTCTTCAGGTCTGTACCAGTGTGTGGCTTCTAACGCCATCGGGACAAGCACCTGTCTCCTGGATCTTCAGGTGATCTCAC CCCAGCCCCGAAGCGTTGGAGTCATCGCTGGAGCTGTCGGCACCGGGGTAGTCCTCATCATTATTTGTATTGCACTAATTTCAGGGGCATTCTTTTACTggagaagcaaaaataaagaggaggaggaggaagaaatccCTAATGAAATCAG AGAGGATGATCTTCCACCTAAATGCTCTTCTGCCAAAGCATTTCACACAGAGATATCCTCCTCGGAAAATAACACATTGACCTCTTCCAATACCTACAACAGTCGATACTGGAACAACAATcccaaaacccacagaaacacagagtCGTTCAACCACTTCAGTGACTTACGCCAGTCTTTCTCTGGCAATGCCGTTATCCCCTCCATCTATGCAAATGGGAGCCATCTGGTCTCTGGCCCACATAAGACCCTGGTAGTGACAGCCAACAGAGAGTCCTCACCACAGGTCATGCCCAGGAACAATGGTTCAGTCAGCAGGAAGCCTTGGCCTCagcacacacactcctacactgTCAGCCAAGTGACTCTGGAGCGCATTGGTGCAGTACCTGTCATGGTGCCTGCCCAGAGTCGGGCGGGATCCCTCGTGTAG